One Cupriavidus taiwanensis DNA window includes the following coding sequences:
- a CDS encoding amidohydrolase family protein has protein sequence MTQHDTARTQIFVARKILTMEAGQPEATHVAVRDGQILAVGGPAQMAAWPDALQVDTFRDKVLMPGLVEGHCHLMEGAMWDAVYVGYFDRRDPDGKLWRGLRTLEQVIDRLAGAAGQMRDADAPLLAWGFDPIYFGASRLSVRELDHVSATRPIVVMHASVHLMNVNSAMLALAGIDADTDIDGVHKDARGQPTGELQEFAAMFPVQRVIGSGLSLAAAENADAVRRFGRVAQLAGVTTATDLVNDLSPKGLQTLRAVTAEPDFPLRIVPAFSPQRNAQGGPARVRAAAAAGTDKLHFGPVKFIVDGSIQGFTARLRAPGYAGGQPNGLWLIPPEQLLDAFTPFHLAGLPLHIHTNGDEAAEVVLDVLEAMLSRHPRADHRHTLQHCQLADAAQLARAARLGLCINFFSNHLYYWGDAHAGQTVGPARAARMNPAGSARRLGIPFAIHSDAPITPLNPLFTAWCAMQRQSASGRVLGEAERLGLDDALHAITMGAAYTLKLEHRIGSIAPGKLADFAVLEDDPTAVAPAALKDVRVWGTVLGGRVFAAPSR, from the coding sequence ATGACGCAACACGACACGGCGCGCACGCAGATCTTCGTCGCGCGCAAGATCCTGACGATGGAAGCGGGGCAGCCCGAAGCAACCCATGTCGCGGTGCGCGACGGCCAGATCCTTGCCGTCGGCGGCCCCGCGCAGATGGCGGCGTGGCCCGATGCGCTGCAGGTCGACACGTTCCGCGACAAGGTGCTGATGCCGGGGCTGGTGGAAGGCCACTGCCACCTGATGGAAGGCGCGATGTGGGACGCGGTCTACGTCGGCTACTTCGACCGCCGCGATCCGGACGGCAAGCTGTGGCGCGGCCTGCGCACGCTGGAGCAGGTGATCGATCGGCTCGCCGGCGCAGCCGGCCAGATGCGCGACGCCGATGCGCCGCTGCTGGCGTGGGGCTTCGACCCGATCTATTTCGGCGCCAGCCGGTTGTCGGTGCGCGAGCTGGACCACGTGTCGGCGACGCGGCCGATCGTGGTGATGCACGCCAGCGTACACCTGATGAACGTGAATTCGGCGATGCTGGCGCTGGCCGGCATCGATGCCGACACCGATATCGACGGCGTGCACAAGGACGCGCGCGGCCAGCCCACCGGCGAGCTGCAGGAATTCGCGGCGATGTTCCCGGTGCAGCGCGTAATCGGCAGCGGCCTGTCGCTGGCCGCCGCGGAGAATGCCGACGCGGTGCGCCGCTTCGGCCGCGTGGCGCAACTGGCGGGCGTGACCACGGCGACGGACCTGGTCAACGACCTTTCGCCCAAGGGGCTGCAGACGCTGCGCGCGGTCACCGCGGAACCGGACTTTCCGCTGCGCATCGTGCCGGCGTTCTCACCGCAGCGCAATGCGCAGGGCGGACCGGCGCGCGTGCGCGCAGCCGCCGCCGCGGGCACCGACAAGCTGCACTTCGGCCCGGTCAAGTTCATCGTCGACGGCTCGATCCAGGGCTTCACCGCGCGCCTGCGCGCACCGGGCTATGCCGGCGGCCAGCCCAACGGCCTGTGGCTGATCCCGCCGGAGCAGTTGCTCGATGCCTTCACGCCGTTCCACCTGGCCGGCCTGCCGCTGCATATCCACACCAATGGCGACGAGGCCGCCGAAGTGGTGCTGGACGTGCTCGAAGCCATGCTGTCGCGCCATCCGCGCGCGGACCATCGCCATACGCTGCAGCATTGCCAGCTGGCGGACGCCGCGCAACTGGCGCGCGCGGCGCGGCTGGGGCTGTGCATCAACTTCTTCTCGAACCACCTGTATTACTGGGGCGATGCGCATGCCGGCCAGACCGTGGGGCCGGCGCGGGCCGCGCGCATGAACCCGGCCGGCAGCGCGCGGCGGCTGGGGATTCCGTTCGCGATCCATTCCGATGCGCCGATCACGCCGCTGAACCCGCTGTTCACGGCATGGTGCGCAATGCAGCGCCAGAGCGCTTCCGGGCGCGTGCTGGGCGAAGCCGAGCGGCTGGGTCTGGACGATGCGCTCCATGCCATCACCATGGGCGCGGCCTATACGCTGAAGCTGGAGCACCGCATCGGCAGCATCGCGCCCGGCAAGCTCGCCGACTTTGCCGTGCTGGAGGACGATCCCACCGCCGTGGCGCCCGCGGCGCTGAAGGACGTGCGCGTGTGGGGCACGGTGCTGGGCGGGCGCGTGTTCGCCGCGCCGTCGCGATGA
- a CDS encoding CobW family GTP-binding protein translates to MSARAPVPLVVVGGYLGAGKTTLLNRLLANAQGGRIAVLVNDFGAINIDAALVRARSDDVIQLENGCICCSIGDRLAEALVAIAARPQRPDLLVIEASGVSDPQRIAQVGLLDPDFRLNAVLVAVDATGLRDSLCDPLVGDMVRRQVAGASVVALTKADLARADAMALAAATAAGLAPHATVLTARCGDLPLSVFLDTGLPQERGSTALLGGSGWQRGGAIAVHAGVRSIAYETSRTFDKTRLRAALATMPVRLLRAKGLVRLAADPRLHEIHLVGGRMRLRPAQGAGFDGSALVFIGAFDDAAQARIRACMDAALA, encoded by the coding sequence ATGAGCGCGCGCGCGCCGGTTCCGCTGGTGGTGGTGGGCGGCTACCTCGGCGCCGGCAAGACCACCTTGCTCAACCGCCTGCTCGCCAATGCGCAGGGGGGCCGCATCGCGGTGCTGGTCAATGATTTCGGCGCGATCAATATCGATGCCGCGCTGGTGCGCGCGCGCAGCGACGACGTGATCCAGCTGGAGAACGGCTGCATCTGCTGCTCGATCGGCGACCGGCTGGCCGAGGCGCTGGTGGCCATCGCCGCACGGCCGCAGCGCCCGGACCTGCTGGTGATCGAGGCCAGCGGCGTGTCCGACCCGCAGCGCATCGCGCAGGTGGGCCTGCTGGACCCGGACTTCCGGCTCAACGCGGTGCTGGTGGCGGTGGACGCGACCGGCCTGCGCGACAGCCTGTGCGACCCGCTGGTTGGCGACATGGTGCGGCGGCAGGTCGCGGGGGCGTCGGTGGTGGCGCTGACCAAGGCCGACCTGGCCCGGGCCGACGCCATGGCGCTGGCCGCCGCCACCGCGGCCGGGCTGGCGCCGCACGCCACCGTGCTGACGGCGCGGTGCGGCGATCTGCCGCTGTCGGTGTTCCTCGATACAGGCTTGCCGCAGGAGCGGGGCAGCACGGCGCTGCTGGGAGGCTCGGGCTGGCAGCGCGGCGGCGCCATTGCCGTGCATGCCGGCGTCCGCAGCATCGCCTATGAAACGTCGCGCACCTTCGACAAGACGCGCCTGCGCGCGGCGCTGGCAACCATGCCGGTGCGCCTGCTGCGCGCCAAAGGACTGGTCCGGCTCGCCGCCGACCCGCGGCTGCATGAGATCCACCTCGTCGGCGGCCGGATGCGGCTGCGCCCGGCGCAGGGCGCCGGCTTCGACGGTTCGGCGCTGGTGTTCATCGGCGCCTTCGACGATGCCGCGCAAGCGCGCATCCGCGCCTGCATGGATGCGGCGCTGGCGTGA
- a CDS encoding YihY/virulence factor BrkB family protein produces MQLPDARVRDLLRHPGRFLWHTLVQFRANQGLLLAGAVAYYALLSIVPLLILMVIGLSHVIDPQLLLSTLARYLEWVVPGQSRALVPELASFLQSRATVGWVLLGTMLFFSSLAFTVLENAMSVIFVHRVEIRRRHFLISAVLPYCYIAVLSIGLLLVTVVSGRLIAIGEHHLEVLGHDWSLDRLSTTLLYLLGFLGEVLMLTSIYMVMPVGRLSLRHALCGAVLAAVLWEISRHLLVWYFTTLSQVGRVYGSLTTAIVVLLSLEIAATLLLLGAQVIAEFERGTWHKARERGGQAEEFHT; encoded by the coding sequence ATGCAGCTTCCCGACGCCCGCGTCCGCGACCTGCTCCGCCACCCGGGCCGCTTCCTGTGGCATACGCTGGTCCAGTTCCGCGCCAACCAGGGCCTGCTGCTGGCCGGCGCGGTGGCGTACTACGCGCTGCTGTCGATCGTGCCGCTGCTGATCCTGATGGTGATCGGCTTGTCGCACGTGATCGACCCGCAGTTGCTGCTGTCGACGCTGGCGCGCTATCTGGAGTGGGTGGTGCCGGGACAGTCGCGCGCGCTGGTGCCGGAGCTGGCGTCGTTCCTGCAGAGCCGCGCCACGGTCGGCTGGGTGCTGCTGGGCACCATGCTGTTCTTCAGCTCGCTGGCGTTCACGGTATTGGAGAACGCCATGTCGGTGATCTTCGTCCATCGCGTGGAGATCCGGCGCCGGCATTTCCTGATCTCGGCGGTGCTGCCCTACTGCTATATCGCGGTGCTGAGCATCGGGCTGCTGCTGGTGACGGTGGTCTCCGGCAGGCTGATCGCCATCGGCGAGCATCACCTGGAAGTGCTGGGGCATGACTGGTCGCTCGACCGGCTTTCCACCACCCTGCTCTACCTGCTGGGCTTCCTGGGCGAGGTGCTGATGCTGACCTCGATCTACATGGTGATGCCGGTGGGCCGGCTGTCGCTGCGCCATGCCTTGTGCGGCGCGGTGCTGGCCGCGGTGCTGTGGGAGATCTCGCGCCATCTGCTGGTGTGGTACTTCACCACGTTGTCGCAGGTGGGGCGGGTCTATGGCTCGCTGACCACGGCGATCGTGGTGCTGCTCAGCCTGGAGATTGCCGCGACCTTGCTGCTGCTGGGCGCGCAGGTGATTGCGGAGTTCGAGCGCGGCACCTGGCACAAGGCGCGCGAACGCGGGGGCCAGGCCGAGGAATTTCATACCTGA
- a CDS encoding class I adenylate-forming enzyme family protein, producing MRLADYFDSAVSRHPNDIAFVDGPASVSFAEAQRFVHAAAHALAAAPGLRPGCHLAIYAPNDWRILALQIAANCAGMAWVAVHTRNAVETNIAVLDYADCEVVLFHSAYEQAVPALKAGLPRVKRFVCIDAPSEHGEHLDTWIAPYRDRKFIRGAEDPDQTALVQPTGGTTGPSKGAVHTNRSLEMGLIAVFDTLQMGPDTRVLAAAPLTHAACLVSLAAAIRGGCSVVMPSFDARTTLAAIERERITHLILPPTVVYALLAEPSIASTDLSSLRCLTVSSAPIAPEKLKEAVRRFGPVVHEVYGQSECLFPVIAKRPQDYVMADGSFDETALRSAGKSSTYACVEIMDDDGNLVAPGVRGEIVLRSTMVMQGYYKRPEDTAQACEFGWHHTTDIGVKDERGFITIVDRKKDMIVSGGFNIFPAEIEAVICSHPAVQDCAVIGVPDEKWGEAVKAVVQFKPGRQATGEELIELCKRELGSMKAPKSVEAWVELPRSAVGKILKRDIRDKFWQGQWRSV from the coding sequence ATGCGCCTTGCCGACTACTTCGATTCCGCCGTCTCCCGCCACCCGAACGACATTGCCTTCGTTGACGGACCGGCCAGTGTCTCCTTCGCCGAGGCCCAGCGCTTCGTGCATGCGGCCGCGCACGCACTGGCCGCCGCCCCCGGCCTGCGCCCGGGCTGCCACCTGGCCATCTACGCGCCGAACGACTGGCGCATCCTCGCGCTGCAGATCGCAGCCAATTGCGCCGGCATGGCCTGGGTTGCGGTGCATACGCGCAACGCGGTCGAGACCAACATCGCGGTGCTCGATTACGCCGATTGCGAAGTGGTGCTGTTCCACAGCGCCTACGAGCAGGCCGTGCCGGCGCTGAAGGCCGGCCTGCCGCGCGTGAAGCGCTTTGTCTGCATCGATGCGCCGTCCGAACACGGCGAACACCTGGACACGTGGATCGCCCCGTACAGGGACCGGAAATTCATCCGGGGCGCCGAGGATCCCGACCAGACCGCGCTGGTGCAGCCAACCGGCGGCACCACCGGCCCCTCCAAGGGCGCGGTGCACACCAACCGCTCCCTCGAGATGGGCCTGATCGCCGTCTTCGACACATTGCAGATGGGCCCCGATACCCGCGTGCTGGCGGCCGCGCCGCTGACCCACGCCGCATGCCTGGTTTCGCTCGCCGCCGCGATCCGCGGCGGCTGCTCGGTGGTGATGCCGTCGTTCGATGCCAGGACCACGCTGGCGGCCATCGAGCGCGAGCGCATCACGCACCTGATCCTGCCGCCGACCGTGGTCTACGCGCTGCTCGCCGAGCCGTCGATCGCATCGACCGACCTGTCATCGCTGCGCTGCCTCACGGTCAGCTCGGCACCCATCGCGCCTGAAAAGCTCAAGGAGGCGGTGCGCCGCTTCGGCCCGGTCGTCCATGAGGTGTACGGGCAGAGCGAATGCCTGTTCCCGGTCATCGCCAAGCGTCCGCAGGACTATGTGATGGCCGACGGCAGCTTTGACGAGACCGCGCTGCGGTCGGCGGGCAAGAGCAGCACGTACGCCTGCGTCGAGATCATGGATGACGACGGCAACCTGGTCGCGCCTGGCGTGCGCGGCGAGATCGTGCTGCGTTCTACGATGGTGATGCAGGGTTATTACAAGCGCCCCGAAGACACCGCCCAGGCCTGTGAATTCGGCTGGCACCACACCACGGACATCGGCGTCAAGGACGAACGCGGTTTCATCACGATCGTCGATCGCAAGAAAGACATGATCGTCAGCGGCGGGTTCAATATCTTCCCGGCCGAGATCGAAGCCGTGATCTGCTCGCACCCCGCGGTGCAGGATTGTGCCGTGATCGGCGTGCCTGACGAGAAATGGGGCGAGGCGGTCAAGGCGGTGGTGCAGTTCAAGCCGGGCCGGCAAGCCACCGGCGAAGAGCTGATCGAACTGTGCAAGCGCGAGCTGGGCAGCATGAAGGCGCCGAAGTCGGTCGAGGCCTGGGTCGAGTTGCCGCGCAGCGCCGTGGGCAAGATCCTGAAGCGCGATATCCGGGACAAGTTCTGGCAAGGCCAGTGGCGCTCGGTCTGA
- a CDS encoding spinster family MFS transporter, with translation MENKQASNAWRILILLFLANLFNFFDRAIPAVVAEPIRKEWGLSDVQLGLVFSAFTIVYAVAGLPLGRLADTGSRRHIMGWGLAAWSAFTGATGAAWNYASFFAMRLLVGVGEASYAPAATSMIGDLFPANKRSRAMGIFMLGLPIGLVLAFFTIGAMVKAFGSWRAPFFIAMVPGLLLAVFIFFVREPARGAAESTRVAGHRVERPLRAILRIPTMWPLIIAGVTLNMAAYAANSFLVPLIQRYFQLPLQTAAVATGVIVGVSGLVGLTVGGSVADKMHQINERARLIYGAASMFGAAALTWFALKAGVGEFTAFVALFALGWLLQYNFYTSVYPALQDVIEPRLRATAMAVLFAALYVLGGSLGPLVVGSLSDHGAQAAMAAAGASQMTDHFKGIGLHNAMVLVPVALLITGLALLAATRTFAADAAAMRRGLQGADAPPEPVAATTIAPSTTART, from the coding sequence ATGGAAAACAAACAAGCAAGCAATGCCTGGCGCATCCTGATCCTGCTATTCCTGGCCAACCTCTTCAACTTCTTCGACCGCGCCATCCCGGCGGTGGTCGCGGAGCCGATCCGCAAGGAATGGGGCCTGAGCGACGTGCAGCTGGGGCTGGTGTTCTCGGCCTTCACCATCGTCTACGCGGTCGCCGGCCTGCCGCTGGGCCGGCTGGCCGATACCGGATCGAGACGGCACATCATGGGCTGGGGGCTGGCCGCGTGGAGCGCGTTCACCGGCGCGACCGGGGCGGCATGGAACTACGCGTCGTTCTTCGCCATGCGGCTGCTGGTAGGCGTGGGCGAAGCGAGCTATGCGCCAGCCGCGACGTCGATGATCGGCGACCTGTTTCCGGCGAACAAGCGCTCGCGCGCGATGGGCATCTTCATGCTCGGCCTGCCGATCGGGCTGGTGCTTGCGTTCTTCACCATCGGCGCGATGGTCAAGGCGTTCGGCAGCTGGCGCGCTCCGTTCTTTATCGCGATGGTGCCGGGCTTGCTGCTCGCGGTATTCATCTTCTTCGTCAGGGAGCCGGCGCGCGGCGCCGCCGAAAGCACTCGGGTCGCCGGGCACAGGGTTGAGCGCCCCTTGCGCGCGATCCTGCGTATCCCGACCATGTGGCCGCTCATCATTGCCGGGGTCACGCTGAACATGGCGGCCTATGCGGCCAACAGCTTCCTGGTGCCGCTGATCCAGCGCTACTTCCAGTTGCCGCTGCAGACCGCCGCGGTCGCGACCGGGGTGATCGTCGGGGTATCGGGGCTGGTCGGCCTTACCGTCGGCGGCAGCGTTGCCGACAAGATGCACCAGATCAACGAACGGGCCAGGCTGATCTATGGCGCGGCAAGCATGTTCGGCGCGGCGGCGCTGACCTGGTTCGCGCTGAAGGCGGGCGTCGGCGAATTCACCGCCTTCGTCGCACTGTTCGCGCTCGGCTGGCTGCTGCAGTACAACTTCTACACCTCGGTCTACCCGGCGCTGCAGGACGTGATCGAGCCGCGGCTGCGCGCCACCGCGATGGCGGTGTTGTTCGCGGCGCTGTACGTGCTGGGCGGCTCGCTAGGCCCGCTGGTGGTGGGTTCGCTGTCCGACCACGGCGCGCAGGCCGCGATGGCAGCGGCCGGCGCCAGCCAGATGACCGACCACTTCAAGGGCATCGGCTTGCACAATGCGATGGTGCTGGTTCCGGTGGCCTTGCTCATCACCGGCCTTGCCCTGCTGGCCGCGACGCGCACCTTCGCGGCCGATGCGGCCGCGATGCGGCGCGGGCTGCAGGGTGCCGATGCCCCGCCGGAGCCAGTGGCGGCGACGACCATCGCCCCGTCGACGACTGCCCGAACCTGA
- a CDS encoding thiolase family protein, with translation MTSNTVFVAGVGMTPFGRHMDKSIRELTRDAVQAALADAQAAPAWLQGAFFANSTQGHMDGQHMIRGQLALGDIGGVPVVNVENACASASTAFHLAVNYVRAGAADIVLAVGAEKMYSADKARSFSAFDGAWDVHDTEAGKARLLAMGRGIEPPPGSMSTRPYSVFMDIYAAMGRLHMRRYGTTQRQFAAVSAKNHAHSVHNPLAQYRDAYTVEQILAAAPITYPLTLPMCSPISDGAAAAIVCSEAGLARLGTARQRAVRVLASVLQTGSDRPADALERHLVRLGAAKAYEQAGVGPEDISVAEVHDATAIGEILQSEVLGLCPPGEGGPRAERGETRIGGRIPINPSGGLESKGHPIGATGLGQIFELVAQLRGEAGARQVEGARIAIAENGGGLRGVEEAVACITLLGR, from the coding sequence ATGACAAGCAACACGGTATTCGTCGCCGGCGTCGGCATGACGCCGTTCGGCCGGCATATGGACAAGAGCATCCGGGAACTGACCCGCGACGCAGTACAGGCAGCGCTCGCCGACGCGCAGGCCGCGCCGGCATGGCTGCAGGGCGCCTTTTTCGCCAACTCCACGCAGGGCCACATGGACGGGCAGCACATGATCCGCGGCCAGCTGGCGCTGGGCGACATCGGCGGGGTCCCGGTCGTCAACGTCGAGAACGCGTGCGCGAGCGCCAGCACCGCCTTCCACCTGGCCGTGAACTACGTGCGCGCCGGCGCCGCCGACATCGTGCTGGCGGTCGGGGCCGAGAAGATGTACTCGGCCGACAAGGCGCGCAGCTTCAGCGCGTTCGACGGCGCCTGGGACGTGCACGACACCGAGGCCGGCAAGGCGCGGCTGCTCGCCATGGGGCGCGGCATCGAGCCGCCGCCCGGCAGCATGTCGACCCGGCCCTACAGTGTGTTCATGGATATCTATGCGGCGATGGGCCGGCTGCATATGCGCCGCTACGGCACCACGCAGCGCCAGTTCGCCGCCGTGTCGGCGAAGAACCATGCGCACTCGGTGCACAACCCGCTCGCGCAGTATCGCGACGCCTACACGGTTGAGCAAATCCTCGCCGCGGCGCCGATCACCTATCCGCTGACGCTGCCGATGTGCTCGCCGATCAGCGACGGCGCCGCGGCGGCCATCGTCTGCAGCGAAGCCGGGCTGGCCCGGCTCGGTACCGCACGCCAGCGCGCGGTGCGCGTGCTGGCCTCGGTGCTGCAGACCGGCAGCGACCGGCCGGCCGATGCACTGGAGCGCCACCTGGTGCGGCTTGGGGCGGCCAAAGCCTACGAACAGGCCGGGGTCGGCCCCGAGGACATCAGCGTGGCCGAGGTGCACGACGCCACCGCGATCGGCGAAATCCTCCAGTCCGAGGTGCTCGGGCTGTGCCCGCCCGGCGAGGGCGGGCCGCGGGCCGAACGCGGCGAGACGCGCATTGGCGGACGCATCCCGATCAATCCTTCCGGCGGCCTGGAATCGAAGGGGCACCCGATCGGCGCCACGGGACTCGGCCAGATCTTCGAGCTGGTGGCGCAGTTGCGCGGCGAGGCCGGTGCCAGGCAGGTAGAAGGTGCGCGCATCGCCATCGCGGAGAACGGCGGCGGCCTGCGCGGCGTGGAAGAGGCGGTGGCCTGCATCACGCTGCTCGGACGCTGA
- a CDS encoding SDR family NAD(P)-dependent oxidoreductase has protein sequence MAGTLDGKVALITGSGRGIGRAIALRFAREGARVVVNDLDAGPAEAVVSEILAAGGQAVACVGSVTATGFGERFIGTAMASYGGIDIIVNNAGYTWENVIQKITDEQWYAIIDCHLTAPFRILRAAQPVIRDLVKAETAAGRRVMRRVINISSVAGVWGTAGSANYAAAKAGVIGLTKTLAKEWGRLNTTVNAVAFGLIQTRLTVSAAQQRTEQIEGRDIKVGVNPDLLAAAEQAIPLGRAGSPDEAAGAVYLFAIPDADYVSGQLLLCTGGLTHG, from the coding sequence ATGGCAGGCACCCTCGACGGCAAAGTGGCGCTGATCACCGGCTCCGGCCGCGGCATCGGCCGCGCGATCGCGCTGCGCTTCGCGCGGGAAGGCGCCCGCGTGGTCGTCAATGACCTCGACGCCGGCCCGGCCGAGGCGGTCGTCAGCGAAATCCTCGCTGCCGGCGGGCAGGCGGTGGCCTGCGTCGGCAGCGTCACCGCAACCGGCTTCGGCGAACGCTTCATCGGCACCGCCATGGCGTCCTACGGCGGCATCGACATCATCGTCAACAACGCCGGCTACACGTGGGAGAACGTGATCCAGAAGATCACCGACGAACAGTGGTACGCCATCATCGATTGCCACCTGACCGCGCCGTTCCGCATCCTGCGCGCCGCGCAGCCGGTCATCCGAGACCTCGTCAAGGCCGAGACCGCGGCCGGCCGCCGGGTGATGCGCCGCGTGATCAATATCTCGTCCGTGGCAGGCGTGTGGGGCACGGCGGGCAGCGCCAACTATGCCGCGGCCAAGGCCGGCGTGATCGGGCTGACCAAGACCCTGGCCAAGGAGTGGGGCCGGCTGAATACCACCGTCAACGCGGTTGCGTTCGGGCTGATCCAGACACGGCTGACCGTCAGCGCGGCGCAGCAACGCACCGAACAGATCGAAGGCCGCGACATCAAGGTCGGCGTCAATCCGGATCTGCTGGCCGCGGCCGAGCAAGCCATACCGCTGGGGCGCGCCGGCAGCCCCGACGAGGCAGCGGGCGCGGTGTACCTGTTCGCGATTCCCGACGCGGACTACGTCAGCGGGCAACTGCTGCTGTGCACCGGCGGCCTGACCCACGGCTGA
- a CDS encoding AraC family transcriptional regulator, translated as MTTLRPLRPPVTVSIAFVHGLLSGLRQRGIAPDQWLQHAGIDPALLDRPEARVGADQYIALVAALTESMDDEFVGLLSRPLSRGTLNLAMRSLLGCATIESSLRRFCKASSLLQDDVGLSLVSRAEQTGIRVDIPPEFYPGRAFLHEAMLRVLLRLGLWLSNGRLRAREFSFAIPSPAHAAEYGTVFPASVCFEQPFTAIWFDTAALQAPMCRDIAALREFMARSTATVVLLEGSDRAISARVRACLESARPRWLDQSEVAERLHMSARTLQRHLVSEGTSFQLVKDQLRRDLAIARLMTTRLPLAQLAEDLGFSDSATFQRAFKAWTGKAPAAYRRMAP; from the coding sequence ATGACCACGTTGCGTCCCCTCCGCCCGCCTGTCACCGTCTCGATCGCCTTCGTTCACGGCTTGCTGTCTGGGCTGCGCCAGCGCGGCATCGCACCGGATCAATGGCTGCAGCACGCCGGCATCGACCCCGCCCTGCTGGATCGTCCTGAAGCGCGCGTCGGCGCCGACCAGTACATTGCCCTGGTGGCGGCGCTGACCGAATCCATGGACGACGAGTTCGTCGGGCTGCTGTCGCGGCCGCTGAGCCGCGGCACCCTGAACCTGGCGATGCGGTCGCTGCTTGGCTGCGCCACCATCGAGTCGTCGCTGCGCCGCTTTTGCAAGGCGAGCAGCCTGCTGCAGGACGACGTCGGCCTGTCACTGGTCAGCCGGGCCGAGCAGACCGGGATACGCGTCGACATCCCGCCCGAGTTCTATCCCGGGCGCGCCTTCCTTCACGAGGCCATGCTGCGCGTCCTGCTGCGGCTGGGGCTCTGGCTCAGCAACGGCAGGCTGCGCGCGCGCGAATTCAGCTTTGCCATCCCCAGCCCGGCGCACGCCGCCGAGTACGGCACGGTGTTCCCCGCCAGCGTGTGTTTCGAACAGCCGTTCACCGCCATCTGGTTCGACACGGCCGCGCTGCAGGCGCCGATGTGCCGCGACATCGCCGCGCTGCGCGAGTTCATGGCGCGTTCCACCGCAACCGTGGTCCTGCTGGAAGGCAGCGACCGCGCGATCAGTGCGCGCGTGCGCGCCTGCCTGGAGAGCGCCCGCCCGCGCTGGCTCGACCAGTCCGAAGTCGCCGAGCGCCTGCACATGTCGGCGCGAACGCTGCAACGCCATCTGGTCAGCGAGGGGACATCGTTCCAGCTGGTCAAGGACCAGCTGCGCCGCGACCTGGCGATTGCGCGGCTGATGACCACCCGCCTGCCGCTGGCCCAGCTTGCCGAGGACCTGGGCTTTTCCGACAGCGCGACCTTCCAGCGCGCGTTCAAGGCCTGGACCGGCAAGGCCCCGGCCGCCTACCGACGCATGGCGCCGTAG
- a CDS encoding LysR family transcriptional regulator produces MDWTHRLRLRNLQMLLSLAETGNMSQSAAMLNTTQPGLSKWLKDLEDDIGLPLFERQARGLRPTPYGESLIEHARRIEAQLDTARDDLQAMRDGGSGIVVVGTSGASAADTVPLAALQLMQRMPRASVRLLETTMDRLMTQLARSELDIVVGRSAPELQDAQIRTESLYMEPIHFVARPRHPLLQAARIGWDDLYRYRWVVWPRGTPIRNALEGALASAERALPADCVESNSTVLNLTLFNNSDMVGLASHRTARRLEELGALRIVPLRLAGFGSVSMYWRDDGKSRTAVAAMLDCLRQAAGAPREAAQATPT; encoded by the coding sequence ATGGATTGGACCCACAGACTGCGCCTGCGCAACCTGCAAATGCTGCTGAGCCTGGCCGAGACCGGCAACATGAGCCAGTCCGCCGCCATGCTGAACACCACCCAGCCCGGCCTTTCCAAGTGGCTGAAGGACCTTGAGGACGATATCGGCCTGCCCCTGTTCGAGCGCCAGGCGCGCGGGCTGCGGCCGACGCCGTACGGGGAATCGCTGATCGAGCACGCGCGCCGGATCGAGGCCCAGCTCGATACCGCGCGCGACGACCTGCAGGCCATGCGCGACGGCGGCAGCGGCATCGTGGTGGTGGGCACCTCGGGCGCGTCGGCGGCCGACACCGTGCCGCTGGCCGCGCTGCAGCTGATGCAGCGCATGCCGCGCGCCAGCGTGCGGCTGCTGGAAACCACCATGGACCGGCTCATGACCCAGCTCGCGCGCAGCGAACTCGATATCGTGGTGGGCCGCTCTGCCCCCGAACTGCAGGACGCGCAGATCCGCACCGAATCGCTCTACATGGAGCCGATCCACTTCGTCGCCCGCCCGCGCCATCCGCTGCTGCAGGCCGCGCGCATCGGCTGGGACGACCTGTACCGCTACCGCTGGGTGGTCTGGCCGCGCGGCACGCCGATCCGCAACGCGCTGGAAGGCGCCCTGGCCAGCGCCGAGCGGGCCTTGCCGGCGGACTGCGTCGAGAGCAATTCCACGGTGCTGAACCTGACCCTGTTCAACAACAGCGACATGGTCGGGCTGGCCTCGCACCGCACCGCGCGGCGGCTGGAAGAACTGGGCGCGCTGCGCATCGTGCCGTTGCGGCTGGCCGGCTTCGGTTCGGTGTCGATGTACTGGCGCGACGACGGCAAGTCGCGCACGGCGGTGGCGGCCATGCTGGATTGCCTGCGGCAGGCGGCCGGAGCGCCGCGGGAGGCGGCGCAGGCGACACCAACCTGA